A stretch of Perognathus longimembris pacificus isolate PPM17 chromosome 1, ASM2315922v1, whole genome shotgun sequence DNA encodes these proteins:
- the Ssc4d gene encoding scavenger receptor cysteine-rich domain-containing group B protein, translating to MGPPERPSTSWMRQESEMSFHSQLDEGSRGWRPGDEGGAAPPPLPPLPLSPALSFFFLLPLASALQTSLLPFPELRLVGGPSRCRGRLEVLHGGSWGSVCDDDWDVVDANVVCRQLGCGLALPVPRPLAFGQGRGPILLDNVECRGQEAALSECGSRGWGVHNCFHYEDVAVLCNEFLPTQPPMRKALTSSAPPTVSQNGKGEGSVRLVGGAGPCQGRVEILHGGLWGTVCDDDWGLPDAAVVCRQLGCGAAVAATTNAFFGYGTGHILLDNVHCEGGEPRLAACQSLGWGVHNCGHHEDAGALCAVLGPPTLTALSPSAMREDWAWHTEPEATPVGAQLSGETVLLTTATWASGKKSGRLRLVGGPGPCRGRVEVLYAGGWGTVCDDDWDFADARVACREAGCGPALGATGLGHFGYGRGPVLLDNVGCTGTEARLSDCFHLGWGQHNCGHHEDAGALCAGPEELGLHVQQDGSETTRVPTPRPRDGHLRLASGTHRCEGRVELFLGQRWGTICDDAWDLRAASVLCRQLGCGQALAAPGEAHFGPGRGPILLDNVKCRGDESTLLLCSHIRWDVHNCDHSEDASVLCQPS from the exons ATGGGACCCCCTGAAAGACCATCCACCAGCTGGATGCGCCAGGAATCAGAAATGTCCTTCCATTCCCAGCTGGATGAGGGGAGCAGAGGGTGGAGGCCTGGGGATGAGGGTGGTGCTGCCCCTCCACCTCTACCACCGCTGCCCCTCTCTCCGGCTctgtccttcttcttcctcctgccacTGG CCAGTGCCCTCCAGACCAGTCTACTGCCCTTTCCAG AGCTAAGGCTGGTGGGGGGCCCGAGCCGCTGTCGGGGGCGCCTGGAGGTCCTGCATGGCGGTTCTTGGGGCAGCGTCTGCGATGACGATTGGGACGTGGTGGATGCCAACGTGGTGTGCCGTCAGCTGGGCTGTGGCCTGGCACTGCCCGTGCCTCGCCCCCTCGCCTTTGGCCAGGGCCGAGGCCCCATCCTTCTGGACAATGTGGAGTGCCGCGGGCAGGAAGCTGCGCTGAGCGAGTGTGGCAGCCGAGGCTGGGGCGTCCACAACTGCTTTCACTATGAGGATGTGGCCGTCCTGTGCAATG AATTCTTGCCCACGCAGCCGCCCATGAGGAAAGCCTTAACCAGTAGTGCACCCCCTACAGTTTCTCAGAATGGGAAAG GGGAGGGCAGCGTGCGCCTGGTGGGGGGCGCCGGCCCATGCCAGGGCAGAGTGGAGATCCTGCACGGCGGCCTGTGGGGCACTGTGTGCGACGACGACTGGGGACTGCCGGATGCTGCCGTGGTCTGCCGCCAGCTGGGCTGCGGGGCGGCCGTGGCTGCCACCACCAACGCCTTCTTCGGCTACGGCACGGGGCACATCCTGCTGGACAACGTGCACTGCGAGGGTGGCGAGCCCCGCCTGGCTGCCTGccagagcctgggctggggcgTGCACAACTGCGGCCACCACGAGGACGCAGGCGCGCTCTGTGCAG TCCTGGGACCTCCAACTCTCACAGCACTGTCACCCTCAGCCATGAGAGAGGACTGGGCCTGGCATACGGAGCCAGAAG CTACCCCCGTGGGTGCCCAGCTTTCAGGGGAAACGGTACTGTTGACCACAGCCACCTGGGCCTCGGGGAAAAAAA GCGGGCGGCTGCGGCTGGTGGGTGGCCCGGGCCCGTGCCGCGGCCGCGTGGAGGTGCTGTACGCTGGGGGCTGGGGCACCGTGTGCGACGATGACTGGGACTTCGCGGACGCGCGCGTGGCCTGCCGTGAAGCCGGCTGCGGGCCTGCGCTGGGCGCCACCGGCCTCGGTCACTTCGGCTACGGCCGGGGCCCTGTGCTGCTGGACAACGTGGGCTGTACGGGCACCGAAGCACGCCTGAGCGACTGCTTCCACCTGGGCTGGGGTCAGCACAACTGCGGTCACCACGAGGACGCAGGCGCACTGTGCGCAG GCCCAGAGGAGCTGGGACTGCATGTCCAACAGGATGGCTCAGAGACCACCCGGGTGCCCACTCCTCGGCCTAGGGACG GGCACCTACGTCTGGCCAGTGGCACCCACCGGTGTGAAGGGCGTGTAGAGCTCTTCCTAGGGCAACGGTGGGGTACTATCTGTGATGATGCATGGGACCTACGGGCAGCCAGTGTCTTGTGCCGCCAGCTGGGCTGTGGCCAGGCCCTGGCAGCCCCTGGAGAGGCACACTTTGGCCCAGGCCGAGGCCCCATCCTGCTGGACAATGTCAAGTGCCGCGGAGATGAGAGCACCCTGCTTCTCTGTTCTCACATCCGCTGGGATGTCCACAACTGTGACCACAGCGAGGATGCCAGTGTCCTGTGCCAGCCATCATGA